Proteins encoded by one window of Anaeromyxobacter diazotrophicus:
- a CDS encoding flagellar motor switch protein FliG: MPDETLTPAGDAPPPPEPGPGLARAAAVLLGLGPEAAGSLFRQLGEGELRLVALGAKGLRKQSPGAVPDALRSFVDAMESLGGDTLASDHLLREAAVKALGADAARAFDGTEPPPPPDEALGHVSHADPESLAMVLSHEQPQTVALVLSSLEPARAAAVVERIPEQHRADILRRMAVIDAVAPEVLREIGQALTSELKALVAGGMRKVNGKAVALEILRRCSAQQQGEVIAEIEKDSSQLAAELRGRLFTFDDLRTLSDRDLQTLLREIDTTKLAIALKGATPELKQKLLSNLSARAAEMLEDDLQAMGPVKLSTVETAQGEIAKLTQEVAQQGRITIVGANETML; encoded by the coding sequence ATGCCTGACGAGACCCTCACCCCCGCCGGCGACGCCCCGCCGCCGCCGGAGCCCGGCCCGGGCCTGGCGCGCGCCGCGGCCGTGCTGCTCGGGCTCGGCCCCGAGGCGGCCGGCTCGCTCTTCCGGCAGCTCGGCGAGGGGGAGCTGCGGCTGGTGGCGCTCGGCGCCAAGGGGCTGCGCAAGCAGTCGCCCGGCGCGGTCCCGGACGCGCTCCGCTCCTTCGTGGACGCCATGGAGTCCCTCGGCGGCGACACGCTCGCCTCCGATCACCTGCTGCGCGAGGCGGCCGTGAAGGCGCTCGGGGCGGACGCCGCCCGCGCCTTCGACGGCACCGAGCCCCCGCCGCCGCCGGACGAGGCGCTCGGCCACGTCTCGCACGCCGACCCCGAGTCGCTCGCGATGGTCCTCTCGCACGAGCAGCCGCAGACGGTGGCGCTGGTCCTCTCCTCGCTCGAGCCCGCGCGGGCCGCGGCGGTGGTGGAGCGGATCCCGGAGCAGCACCGGGCCGACATCCTCCGCCGCATGGCGGTCATCGACGCGGTGGCGCCCGAGGTCCTGCGCGAGATCGGGCAGGCGCTCACCTCCGAGCTCAAGGCGCTGGTGGCGGGCGGGATGCGCAAGGTGAACGGCAAGGCGGTGGCGCTCGAGATCCTGCGCCGCTGCAGCGCGCAGCAGCAGGGCGAGGTGATCGCCGAGATCGAGAAGGACTCCTCCCAGCTCGCCGCCGAGCTGCGCGGCCGGCTCTTCACCTTCGACGACCTGCGCACGCTCTCCGACCGCGACCTCCAGACCCTGCTCCGGGAGATCGACACCACCAAGCTCGCCATCGCGCTCAAGGGCGCCACGCCGGAGCTCAAGCAGAAGCTGCTCTCGAACCTCTCCGCCCGCGCCGCCGAGATGCTGGAGGACGACCTCCAGGCGATGGGCCCGGTGAAGCTCTCCACGGTCGAGACGGCCCAGGGCGAGATCGCCAAGCTGACCCAGGAAGTGGCGCAGCAGGGCCGCATCACGATCGTCGGCGCCAACGAGACGATGCTCTAG
- the fliF gene encoding flagellar basal-body MS-ring/collar protein FliF encodes MDPLLKQLGQLPSRLGALPAATKALLLVVLVGLGAAAAALSLSSADTWQYAFTNLTAEDSSEAAAQLKAAGVPFRLEAGGTALAVPSQKVYDARLLLAASGLPRGGGVGFELFDKGDLGVSEFTQKVNLRRAIEGELARTISRLGPVRSARVHLTLPEKGLFRDDDRKASAAVVLNLQPGRTLEDREVAGIRHLTASAVPGLAPGAVTVVDGKGNVLSAETSWGEANAFQRKLERDLETRVRELLEQAVGAGAVVAKVSAQVDAAEVSTSSETVDPDATALRSERHVTQSQSQDASAPAGVAGAAANQPLAAQPQPAGAVNRGSSSMQDEIKNYDVSRTTTTTVQRAPRLKKLSVAVLLDGVAGKPRPDAEVARLGELAKRAVGFDAARGDDLDISSAPFVRAEDAAAPAPPPAASKLPPRSWLIGGGAALAALVVLVLLLARGRAPARGGGPELVPGQSVAQLEARVAGVAGALPAAPRDPQEELREKARLLAAKDPARAAHILKAWMSEGGPNA; translated from the coding sequence ATGGATCCTCTCCTCAAGCAGCTCGGTCAGCTCCCGTCCCGCCTCGGCGCCCTCCCCGCCGCCACCAAGGCGCTCTTGCTCGTGGTCCTCGTTGGCCTGGGCGCCGCGGCGGCGGCGCTGTCGCTCTCCTCGGCGGACACCTGGCAGTACGCCTTCACCAACCTCACCGCCGAGGACTCGAGCGAGGCCGCGGCGCAGCTCAAGGCGGCCGGCGTCCCCTTCCGGCTCGAGGCGGGGGGCACGGCCCTGGCGGTGCCGTCGCAGAAGGTCTACGACGCGCGGCTCCTGCTGGCGGCCTCGGGCCTGCCCCGCGGCGGCGGCGTCGGCTTCGAGCTGTTCGACAAGGGGGACCTGGGGGTCTCCGAGTTCACCCAGAAGGTGAACCTGCGCCGCGCCATCGAGGGCGAGCTCGCCCGCACCATCTCGCGGCTCGGGCCGGTGCGCTCCGCCCGCGTCCACCTGACGCTGCCTGAGAAGGGCCTCTTCCGCGACGACGACCGCAAGGCCTCGGCGGCGGTGGTGCTGAACCTGCAGCCGGGCCGCACGCTCGAGGACCGCGAGGTGGCCGGCATCCGCCACCTCACCGCCTCGGCGGTGCCCGGCCTCGCGCCGGGGGCGGTGACGGTGGTGGACGGCAAGGGGAACGTGCTCTCCGCGGAGACGTCGTGGGGCGAGGCGAACGCCTTCCAGCGCAAGCTGGAGCGCGACCTCGAGACGCGCGTCCGCGAGCTGCTGGAGCAGGCGGTGGGCGCCGGCGCGGTGGTGGCGAAGGTCAGCGCCCAGGTGGACGCGGCCGAGGTGAGCACCAGCTCCGAGACGGTGGACCCCGACGCGACGGCGCTCCGCAGCGAGCGCCACGTGACCCAGTCGCAGAGCCAGGACGCGAGCGCGCCGGCCGGCGTGGCGGGCGCGGCCGCCAACCAGCCGCTGGCCGCCCAGCCGCAGCCGGCGGGCGCCGTCAACCGCGGCTCCTCCTCGATGCAGGACGAGATCAAGAACTACGACGTGTCGCGCACCACCACCACCACCGTCCAGCGCGCGCCGCGCCTCAAGAAGCTGTCGGTGGCGGTGCTGCTCGACGGCGTCGCCGGCAAGCCCCGGCCCGACGCCGAGGTGGCGCGCCTGGGCGAGCTCGCCAAGCGCGCGGTCGGCTTCGACGCGGCGCGGGGCGACGACCTCGACATCTCGAGCGCCCCCTTCGTCCGCGCCGAGGACGCCGCGGCCCCGGCGCCGCCCCCGGCCGCCTCGAAGCTGCCGCCGCGGAGCTGGCTCATCGGCGGCGGCGCGGCGCTGGCGGCGCTGGTGGTCCTCGTGCTGCTGCTGGCGCGCGGCCGGGCCCCGGCGCGCGGCGGCGGCCCGGAGCTCGTGCCGGGCCAGAGCGTCGCCCAGCTCGAGGCGCGCGTGGCCGGCGTGGCCGGCGCGCTCCCCGCCGCCCCCAGGGACCCGCAGGAGGAGCTGCGCGAGAAGGCGCGCCTGCTCGCGGCCAAGGACCCGGCGCGCGCGGCGCACATCCTCAAGGCCTGGATGAGCGAGGGAGGCCCGAATGCCTGA
- the fliE gene encoding flagellar hook-basal body complex protein FliE produces the protein MPVTLPPVLRPTEALDPSRALPGAAGPQGGASFADALSDALGKAEQLQQEGDRNAQEVALGGGNLHEAALAMEKADVAMRLAVKVRNKVVDAYQDIMRMSV, from the coding sequence ATGCCCGTCACCCTCCCGCCGGTCCTCCGGCCCACCGAGGCCCTCGACCCCTCCCGCGCGCTGCCCGGCGCCGCCGGCCCGCAGGGCGGCGCCAGCTTCGCCGACGCGCTCTCGGACGCGCTCGGCAAGGCGGAGCAGCTCCAGCAGGAGGGCGATCGCAACGCGCAGGAGGTGGCGCTCGGCGGCGGCAACCTGCACGAGGCGGCGCTGGCGATGGAGAAGGCGGACGTGGCGATGCGCCTCGCGGTGAAGGTGCGCAACAAGGTCGTCGACGCGTACCAGGACATCATGCGGATGAGCGTCTGA
- the flgC gene encoding flagellar basal body rod protein FlgC, producing MDFLSALRISSSGLAAERVRVNLASSNLANAESTRGPDGKPYKRLDPVLQAVPFGDQLASAAGGGEAMGVQVAQVRQAETAGRRVYDPSHPDADAQGFVTLPDVNPIHEVVNLMSASRAYDANASAVETLKTMAQRALDIAR from the coding sequence ATGGACTTCCTCTCCGCCCTCCGCATCAGCTCCTCAGGCCTCGCCGCCGAGCGCGTGCGGGTGAACCTCGCCTCCTCCAACCTCGCCAACGCCGAGTCCACCCGCGGCCCGGACGGCAAGCCCTACAAGCGGCTCGACCCGGTGCTGCAGGCGGTCCCCTTCGGCGACCAGCTCGCCAGCGCGGCCGGGGGCGGCGAGGCCATGGGGGTGCAGGTGGCGCAGGTGCGCCAGGCCGAGACCGCCGGCCGCCGCGTCTACGACCCGTCGCACCCCGACGCCGACGCCCAGGGGTTCGTGACGCTGCCCGACGTGAACCCGATCCACGAGGTCGTCAACCTCATGTCGGCCTCGCGCGCCTACGACGCCAACGCGTCGGCGGTCGAGACCCTCAAGACCATGGCCCAGCGGGCCCTCGACATCGCGAGGTAG
- a CDS encoding flagellar basal body rod protein FlgB, whose protein sequence is MKIFDQTLGTLERALDARLLRHNVLAGNLANADTPGFVPREVDFAAAMREGARELDRAPLVPRAPLDLASAGHPVAGAGGAGEIPLASAGALDAAAPGAPGSPVIAARGAGAGLDGNAVDVDRALAAVAENAIQYNAAARAAGKKLAILRYVASDGAA, encoded by the coding sequence GTGAAGATCTTCGACCAGACCCTCGGCACCCTGGAGCGCGCGCTCGACGCGCGGCTCCTCCGGCACAACGTGCTGGCGGGCAACCTCGCCAACGCCGACACCCCCGGCTTCGTGCCGCGGGAGGTGGACTTCGCCGCAGCCATGCGCGAGGGCGCCCGCGAGCTCGACCGCGCTCCGCTCGTCCCGCGCGCGCCGCTCGACCTCGCCAGCGCCGGCCACCCGGTGGCGGGCGCGGGCGGCGCGGGGGAGATCCCGCTCGCCTCGGCCGGCGCCCTCGACGCCGCCGCCCCGGGCGCGCCCGGCTCGCCGGTGATCGCGGCCCGCGGGGCCGGCGCCGGGCTCGACGGCAACGCCGTCGACGTGGACCGGGCGCTCGCCGCCGTGGCCGAGAACGCCATCCAGTACAACGCCGCCGCGCGGGCGGCCGGGAAGAAGCTCGCCATCCTGCGCTACGTCGCCTCCGACGGCGCCGCCTAG
- a CDS encoding sigma 54-interacting transcriptional regulator: protein MSLPAPSLELTPAAAPGPAPVAASAAMREVMEAARDVAATPTTVLLLGESGTGKELVARFLHDASGRPGPYVAVNCAALPGELLESELFGHERGAFTGAAERRAGRFEQAHRGTLLLDEVSELPPALQAKLLRVLQEREVDRVGGERPVPVDVRVVATSNRDLGEMVRRGEFRADLFYRLNVFPIALPPLRERSEDLPPLAAELLEELAAALGRPAPALDATALAALAAHPFPGNVRELRNALERALVRCRGAVLTAGGLGLGLGANATATATATSTSTSTSTVNTISAATANALASGQLPVDLAELEKLAIAEALRRVGGNRTHAARLLGIGLRTLRNKLRLYRQAGVEVEPAGPAGGQLRPSARAAGLEPERDGALTRWQARPSQEERS, encoded by the coding sequence GTGAGCCTGCCCGCGCCGTCGCTCGAGCTCACCCCCGCCGCCGCGCCCGGCCCCGCCCCCGTGGCGGCGAGCGCGGCCATGCGCGAGGTGATGGAGGCGGCGCGCGACGTCGCCGCCACCCCCACCACCGTCCTTCTCCTCGGCGAGAGCGGCACCGGAAAGGAGCTCGTCGCCCGCTTCCTCCACGACGCGTCCGGCCGACCCGGCCCCTACGTCGCGGTGAACTGCGCGGCGCTCCCCGGGGAGCTGCTCGAGAGCGAGCTGTTCGGTCACGAGCGCGGCGCCTTCACCGGCGCCGCCGAGCGGCGCGCGGGCCGGTTCGAGCAGGCGCACCGCGGCACGCTGCTCCTGGACGAGGTCTCGGAGCTCCCGCCGGCGCTCCAGGCCAAGCTCCTGCGCGTGCTGCAGGAGCGCGAGGTGGACCGCGTCGGCGGCGAGCGCCCGGTGCCGGTCGACGTGCGGGTCGTCGCGACCTCGAACCGCGACCTCGGCGAGATGGTCCGCCGCGGGGAGTTCCGCGCCGACCTCTTCTACCGCCTGAACGTGTTCCCCATCGCGCTGCCGCCGCTGCGCGAGCGCTCCGAGGATCTCCCCCCGCTCGCGGCGGAGCTCCTCGAGGAGCTGGCCGCGGCGCTCGGGCGGCCGGCGCCGGCGCTCGACGCCACCGCGCTGGCGGCGCTGGCCGCGCACCCGTTTCCGGGGAACGTGCGCGAGCTGCGGAACGCGCTCGAGCGGGCGCTGGTCCGGTGCCGGGGGGCGGTGCTGACGGCGGGGGGGCTGGGGCTGGGGTTGGGGGCGAACGCGACCGCGACCGCGACCGCGACCTCGACCTCGACCTCGACCTCGACCGTGAACACGATTTCGGCCGCGACCGCGAACGCCTTGGCCTCGGGGCAGCTCCCCGTCGATCTGGCGGAGCTCGAGAAGCTCGCCATCGCGGAGGCGCTGCGGCGGGTGGGCGGAAACCGCACCCACGCGGCGCGCCTGCTGGGGATCGGGCTGCGCACCCTGCGCAACAAGCTGCGCCTGTACCGGCAGGCCGGGGTGGAGGTGGAGCCGGCCGGGCCGGCCGGTGGGCAGCTTCGGCCGAGCGCGCGCGCCGCCGGTCTGGAGCCGGAGCGCGACGGTGCGTTGACGCGCTGGCAGGCACGCCCCTCGCAAGAGGAGCGCTCGTGA
- a CDS encoding sigma-54 interaction domain-containing protein — protein sequence MPLTAATPDASTPRTALVHGPGSPLLDLVRTCARIAMSDATVLITGETGVGKEVFARLVHERSARAARPIVAVNCGAIPEALLESELFGHVKGAFTGAVSARRGRLAAAEGGTLFLDEIGELPLSLQVKLLRVLQERCYEPVGSTEAVPANFRLVAATNRDLAADVEAGRFRRDLYYRLLVCPVEVPPLRRRRGDIPHLFAHFWAARGERRPVDPTVLKLLEEHAWPGNVRELENLVERLSVCSEGSAIRVADLPSHLRPDSFEVTPLAAPPLARPVVEAPSSASEVRALFREAEAPAPVAPGAVHLPEEGGIDLPGLLRTLEDAYIDAALTRTGGNKKAAADLLGLQRTTLVEKLRRRQRESAPAATATAG from the coding sequence ATGCCGCTGACCGCTGCCACCCCCGATGCCTCGACCCCGCGCACGGCCCTCGTCCACGGCCCCGGCTCGCCCCTCCTCGATCTGGTCCGCACCTGCGCCCGGATCGCGATGAGCGACGCGACCGTCCTCATCACCGGCGAGACCGGGGTGGGCAAGGAGGTGTTCGCGCGCCTGGTCCACGAGCGGAGCGCGCGCGCCGCCCGGCCCATCGTCGCCGTGAACTGCGGCGCCATCCCGGAGGCGCTGCTCGAGAGCGAGCTCTTCGGCCACGTGAAGGGCGCCTTCACCGGCGCCGTCTCGGCCCGGCGCGGGCGCCTGGCCGCGGCCGAGGGCGGGACGCTCTTCCTGGACGAGATCGGCGAGCTGCCGCTCAGCCTGCAGGTCAAGCTGCTGCGCGTCCTGCAGGAGCGGTGCTACGAGCCGGTCGGCTCGACCGAGGCGGTCCCGGCGAACTTCCGGCTGGTGGCGGCGACCAACCGCGACCTCGCCGCCGACGTCGAGGCCGGCCGCTTCCGGCGCGACCTCTACTACCGGCTCCTCGTCTGCCCGGTCGAGGTCCCGCCGCTGCGCCGGCGCCGCGGCGACATCCCGCACCTCTTCGCGCACTTCTGGGCCGCGCGCGGCGAGCGCCGGCCGGTCGACCCGACCGTGCTGAAGCTGCTCGAGGAGCACGCCTGGCCCGGCAACGTGCGCGAGCTGGAGAACCTGGTCGAGCGGCTGTCGGTCTGCAGCGAGGGGAGCGCCATCCGCGTCGCCGATCTGCCGAGCCACCTGCGCCCGGACAGCTTCGAGGTCACGCCGCTGGCGGCGCCGCCGCTGGCGCGGCCGGTGGTGGAGGCCCCCAGCTCCGCCAGTGAGGTGCGGGCGCTGTTCCGCGAGGCGGAGGCGCCCGCGCCGGTGGCGCCGGGCGCCGTGCACCTCCCGGAGGAGGGCGGGATCGACCTGCCGGGCCTGCTCCGGACGCTCGAGGACGCATACATCGACGCCGCGTTGACGCGCACCGGCGGCAACAAGAAGGCCGCCGCCGATCTGCTCGGGCTGCAGCGCACCACGCTGGTGGAGAAGCTCCGCCGGCGCCAGCGCGAGAGCGCGCCGGCGGCGACGGCCACCGCCGGGTGA
- a CDS encoding Yip1 family protein, producing MSANSLVVHAREILVHPQQEWEVIDREPASVAGLYRTYIAPLAAIGPIATLIGMSLFGVELPFFGRYRAPFGSALASGVVRYALALGGVFVLALVIDALAPSFGGQRSRIQALKVAAYASTAAWLAGLFALIPALAILGILGLYSLYLLYLGLPVLMKVPKEKALAYTAVVMICAVVLFAVIGWIAAAFIRPGIPAPLS from the coding sequence ATGAGCGCGAACAGCCTCGTCGTGCACGCACGCGAGATCCTCGTCCACCCGCAGCAGGAATGGGAGGTGATCGACCGCGAGCCCGCCAGCGTGGCGGGCCTCTACCGGACGTACATCGCCCCGCTGGCCGCCATCGGGCCCATCGCCACGCTCATCGGCATGTCGCTCTTCGGCGTGGAGCTGCCCTTCTTCGGGCGCTACCGCGCGCCGTTCGGCAGCGCGCTCGCGAGCGGCGTGGTGCGTTACGCGCTGGCGCTCGGCGGCGTGTTCGTGCTGGCGCTCGTCATCGACGCGCTGGCGCCCTCCTTCGGCGGCCAGCGGAGCCGGATCCAGGCGCTCAAGGTGGCGGCCTACGCCAGCACCGCGGCCTGGCTGGCCGGGCTGTTCGCGCTCATCCCGGCGCTCGCGATCCTGGGCATCCTCGGGCTCTACAGCCTGTACCTGCTCTACCTCGGCCTGCCGGTGCTGATGAAGGTGCCGAAGGAGAAGGCGCTCGCGTACACCGCGGTGGTGATGATCTGCGCCGTCGTCCTCTTCGCCGTCATCGGCTGGATCGCCGCCGCCTTCATCCGGCCCGGCATCCCGGCGCCGCTGTCGTGA
- the metX gene encoding homoserine O-acetyltransferase MetX: MALSETPADPGAAARAAFIAPETRFVELRAPLPLELGGELPGVRVAYRSWGRLAPAGDNAVVVCHALTGSADADRWWTGMFGPGRALDPEQDFIVCSNILGSCYGTTGPVSLDPATGRPWLGDFPLVTIRDMVRAQRELLRALGVTRVRLVVGGSLGGMQVLEWALTFPELVEAIAPIATSARHSAWAIGLSEAQRQAIYADPRWRGGRYDLADPPAGGLSAARTMAMCTYRHKGSFEERFGRRLQAAGLFAMESYLRYQGRQFVERFDAASYVALTRAMDTHDVARGRGDFDEVLRSVRCPALVVSIDSDVLYLPEEQEEIARGIPGARLLRLASRDGHDAFLIDVDWLSGAVAEFRGRAPARRAPIRSPSRPAVEGGERPEVSLFVLGKGKVGGELLDQIARQLPTLERDYDVALRVVGLADRRRTLVDEGGVDLARWRELLAAAPETGPFGPATARPALERLARAALPVLVDVTAADGMEQVYAEAFRRGVHVVGANKRPLVVPWGAREALVAGRRQAHRHWRYETTVGASLPVLDTLRGLVRAGDRVRRVEGSLSGTLGFVTSELTKGFPLSLVVRWARELGHTEEDPRDDLSGLDAARKAVILARELGVAAEVADVAVEPLVPREALPGGSLQELYEGLRRHDAGFAARCAALRDRGLVLRYVARLDLSGDRPALSVGPVEVPASHRAASLQGVEAYVAFTTDRHADLPLLVQGAGVGGALTAGGLLSEIFEVAAGHGAR; encoded by the coding sequence ATGGCCCTCTCCGAGACGCCAGCCGACCCCGGCGCGGCGGCGCGCGCCGCCTTCATCGCGCCCGAGACGCGCTTCGTCGAGCTCCGCGCCCCGCTCCCGCTCGAGCTGGGCGGCGAGCTGCCGGGCGTGCGCGTGGCCTACCGCAGCTGGGGCCGCCTGGCGCCGGCGGGCGACAACGCGGTGGTGGTCTGCCACGCGCTCACCGGCTCGGCCGACGCCGACCGGTGGTGGACCGGCATGTTCGGGCCCGGGCGGGCGCTCGATCCCGAGCAGGACTTCATCGTCTGCTCCAACATCCTGGGGAGCTGCTACGGGACCACCGGCCCCGTGTCCCTCGACCCGGCCACCGGGCGCCCGTGGCTCGGCGACTTCCCCCTCGTCACCATCCGCGACATGGTGCGCGCGCAGCGGGAGCTCCTCCGGGCGCTGGGCGTCACCAGGGTGCGGCTGGTGGTGGGCGGCTCGCTGGGCGGCATGCAGGTGCTGGAGTGGGCGCTCACCTTCCCCGAGCTGGTGGAGGCGATCGCCCCCATCGCCACCAGCGCCCGCCACTCGGCCTGGGCCATCGGCCTCTCCGAGGCGCAGCGGCAGGCCATCTACGCCGACCCGCGCTGGCGGGGCGGCCGCTACGACCTCGCCGATCCGCCGGCGGGTGGGCTGTCGGCGGCGCGCACGATGGCGATGTGCACGTACCGTCACAAGGGCAGCTTCGAGGAGCGCTTCGGCCGGCGCCTGCAGGCGGCCGGGCTCTTCGCCATGGAGAGCTACCTCCGGTACCAGGGGCGCCAGTTCGTGGAGCGCTTCGACGCCGCCAGCTACGTGGCGCTCACGCGCGCCATGGACACCCACGACGTGGCGCGCGGCCGGGGCGACTTCGACGAGGTGCTGCGCTCGGTGCGCTGCCCGGCGCTGGTGGTGTCGATCGACTCGGACGTCCTCTACCTGCCCGAGGAGCAGGAGGAGATCGCGCGCGGCATCCCGGGCGCGCGCCTCCTGCGCCTCGCCTCCAGGGACGGCCACGACGCCTTCCTCATCGACGTGGACTGGCTCTCGGGCGCGGTGGCCGAGTTCCGCGGCCGCGCGCCGGCGCGCCGCGCCCCCATCCGCAGCCCCTCCCGCCCTGCGGTCGAGGGGGGCGAGCGACCCGAGGTGTCGCTCTTCGTGCTCGGCAAGGGCAAGGTGGGCGGGGAGCTGCTCGACCAGATCGCCCGCCAGCTCCCCACGCTGGAGCGCGACTACGACGTCGCGCTGCGGGTGGTGGGGCTGGCCGACCGCCGGCGGACGCTGGTGGACGAGGGCGGGGTGGACCTCGCGCGCTGGCGCGAGCTGCTCGCGGCGGCGCCCGAGACCGGGCCGTTCGGGCCGGCCACCGCGCGCCCGGCGCTGGAGCGGCTGGCGCGGGCCGCGCTGCCGGTGCTGGTGGACGTCACCGCCGCCGACGGCATGGAGCAGGTGTACGCGGAGGCGTTCCGGCGCGGCGTGCACGTGGTGGGCGCCAACAAGCGGCCGCTGGTGGTGCCCTGGGGCGCGCGCGAGGCGCTGGTCGCGGGGCGGCGCCAGGCGCACCGGCACTGGCGGTACGAGACGACGGTGGGCGCCAGCCTCCCGGTCCTCGACACGCTGCGCGGCCTCGTCCGCGCCGGCGACCGGGTGCGCCGGGTGGAGGGCTCGCTCTCCGGCACCCTGGGCTTCGTCACCAGCGAGCTCACGAAGGGCTTCCCGCTCTCGCTCGTGGTGCGCTGGGCGCGTGAGCTCGGCCACACCGAGGAGGACCCGCGCGACGACCTGTCCGGCCTCGACGCCGCCCGCAAGGCGGTCATCCTCGCCCGCGAGCTGGGGGTGGCGGCCGAGGTGGCGGACGTGGCCGTGGAGCCGCTCGTCCCGCGCGAGGCGCTCCCCGGCGGGTCGCTGCAGGAGCTCTACGAGGGGCTGCGCCGGCACGACGCCGGCTTCGCCGCCCGCTGCGCCGCGCTGCGCGATCGCGGCCTCGTGCTCCGGTACGTGGCGCGGCTCGACCTCTCCGGCGACCGGCCGGCGCTCTCGGTGGGCCCGGTGGAGGTCCCCGCCTCGCACCGTGCCGCCTCGCTGCAGGGGGTCGAGGCCTATGTCGCCTTCACGACCGATCGGCACGCCGACCTGCCGCTGCTCGTCCAGGGCGCCGGCGTGGGCGGCGCGCTCACCGCCGGCGGCCTGCTGTCCGAGATCTTCGAGGTCGCGGCCGGGCACGGGGCGCGCTGA
- a CDS encoding sigma 54-interacting transcriptional regulator, translating to MAVLPVLPQHDIHEKIVEEAIEAVLSTVDLQAVLERTGRLLNHRFGQTRVAIHRLFPDAPGRAQVALVSDPLHPGARLGEWFELSGSIAGEALASKQPVVVDPIDPDRPRFREETWLAGLGYGSLVSFPLLFEDQALGVLNIAHPPREGLLDCCFQVARQVAHLVAIALHNSLMVDEVQRLNRLLDRENRLLKDELRQIKRDARYVAESPAMQAVLERVRLVAPSQTTVLVRGETGTGKEGLARMVHDLSPRFNAPFVTVNLGALPDTLIESELFGHEKGAFTGAARRRPGKFEQAEGGTIFLDEVGDAPPSVQVRLLRVLQERELQRVGGTESLKVDVRVVAATNRDLEAMVAGGTFRQDLYYRLSVFPLQLPPLRDRREEIRALASYFLTREAALMHRKAPLVPEAAWGALASYPWPGNVRELENFVQRALILSPGPELRLPELPSPAAAADAAPRAEQPAGPPRRFDEEMRDLLSRALAASEGRIYGAQGAAALLGLKPSTLQGKLKKYGVAAP from the coding sequence ATGGCCGTCTTGCCCGTCCTTCCCCAGCACGACATCCACGAGAAGATCGTGGAGGAGGCCATCGAGGCGGTCCTCTCGACGGTGGACCTGCAGGCCGTCCTCGAGCGCACCGGGCGCCTGCTCAACCACCGGTTCGGCCAGACCCGCGTCGCGATCCACCGCCTCTTCCCGGACGCCCCGGGCCGGGCCCAGGTGGCGCTGGTGTCCGATCCGCTCCACCCGGGGGCGCGGCTCGGCGAGTGGTTCGAGCTGTCCGGGTCGATCGCCGGCGAGGCGCTCGCCTCGAAGCAGCCGGTGGTGGTGGACCCCATCGACCCCGATCGGCCGCGCTTCCGGGAGGAGACCTGGCTCGCCGGGCTCGGCTACGGCTCCCTCGTCTCGTTCCCCCTCCTCTTCGAGGACCAGGCGCTGGGCGTCCTCAACATCGCCCACCCGCCGCGGGAGGGGCTCCTCGACTGCTGCTTCCAGGTGGCGCGGCAGGTGGCGCACCTCGTCGCGATCGCGCTCCACAACAGCCTCATGGTGGACGAGGTGCAGCGCCTCAACCGCCTGCTCGACCGCGAGAACCGGCTCCTCAAGGACGAGCTCCGCCAGATCAAGCGCGACGCGCGGTACGTGGCGGAGAGCCCGGCCATGCAGGCGGTGCTGGAGCGGGTGCGGCTCGTCGCGCCCTCGCAGACCACCGTCCTCGTCCGGGGGGAGACCGGGACCGGCAAGGAGGGGCTGGCGCGGATGGTCCACGACCTCTCGCCCCGGTTCAACGCTCCGTTCGTCACGGTGAACCTGGGCGCGCTCCCCGACACCCTCATCGAGAGCGAGCTGTTCGGGCACGAGAAGGGCGCCTTCACCGGCGCCGCACGACGCCGGCCGGGCAAGTTCGAGCAGGCGGAGGGCGGGACGATCTTCCTCGACGAGGTGGGCGACGCGCCGCCCTCGGTGCAGGTACGGCTCCTGCGCGTGCTGCAGGAGCGCGAGCTCCAGCGCGTGGGCGGCACCGAGAGCCTGAAGGTGGACGTGCGGGTGGTGGCGGCCACCAACCGGGACCTCGAGGCCATGGTGGCCGGCGGCACCTTCCGGCAGGACCTCTACTACCGGCTCTCCGTCTTCCCGCTCCAGCTGCCCCCGCTCCGCGACCGGCGCGAGGAGATCCGGGCGCTGGCGAGCTACTTCCTCACCCGCGAGGCGGCCCTCATGCACCGCAAGGCGCCGCTGGTGCCCGAGGCGGCCTGGGGCGCGCTCGCCAGCTACCCGTGGCCAGGGAACGTGCGCGAGCTCGAGAACTTCGTGCAGCGCGCGCTCATCCTCTCGCCGGGGCCGGAGCTGCGCCTGCCGGAGCTCCCCTCCCCCGCCGCCGCCGCCGACGCCGCGCCCCGCGCGGAGCAGCCCGCGGGGCCGCCGCGCCGGTTCGACGAGGAGATGCGCGACCTCCTCTCCCGCGCCCTGGCCGCCAGCGAGGGGCGCATCTACGGCGCGCAGGGTGCGGCGGCGCTGCTCGGGCTCAAGCCGAGCACGCTGCAGGGGAAGCTCAAGAAGTACGGCGTCGCGGCGCCGTAG